A genomic segment from Nicotiana sylvestris chromosome 1, ASM39365v2, whole genome shotgun sequence encodes:
- the LOC138873325 gene encoding uncharacterized mitochondrial protein AtMg00810-like, with protein MSKCNRLVFYRKSVASTILLVVYVDGIVITGSDYVGISSLKSFLHTRFHRKDLGQLKYFLGVEVNRSKKRILLSQTKYILDLLVESRKLATKPCNTLMVPNVHLMKDDGDPFSDPERYKILVGKLN; from the coding sequence ATGAGTAAGTGCAATCGCTTAGTCTTCTATCGGAAATCAGTAGCTAGCACTATTCTCCTTGTTGTATATGTTGATGGTATTGTTATCACAGGAAGTGACTATGTAGGGATTTCTTCCCTCAAGTCTTTTTTGCATACTAGGTTTCATAGAAAGGACTTGGGCCAGTTGAAATACTTTTTGGGAGTAGAAGTAAATAGAAGCAAAAAGAGAATTCTTTTGTCTCAAACAAAGTACATTCTTGACTTGCTTGTAGAATCTAGAAAATTGGCAACTAAACCTTGCAATACTCTAATGGTTCCTAATGTGCATCTTATGAAAGATGATGGTGATCCTTTTTCTGATCCAGAGAGATACAAGATATTAGTTGGGAAATTAAACTAA
- the LOC104218895 gene encoding protein LNK1-like isoform X1, with product MWLECWLKQIKGMSDLQLYELEDISWDEFCHSDDHIVPHPSSAHTDEPLSQNDSRKKPRHEVISLTSNIGDQSTGKYANQQNEQILPLLSNKNTKMLEKDLWADAPDGAKVEDVSPAENTRTSSRCIESNNVNSIESKSCPNGRPLDNKNAAVGGNTYSYPVGPIPQADDDLSFLDNSCEGKDSNDLLYYSWPEIENFEDVDRMFRSCDSTFGFGPGSEDDLGWLSSSDVIDGSGDGLTSAFKFPCPASTALGSTFASHETSKLKETNISTNTSVTKNQSLGYNGSSWAPEKNELVNLSHLSFVNESSNSECELVPDKKKAGVQGGGVQVEIACNNQPRISNDVVNSMQKKHSKHQNRSEGKRKCGYQENGDTFNYTDSLPEEKKHPSGPPRTQVNFTSAGVPQQKQAQVPDFGYLGGSFSYMHSDYGHSDGSTLHPTLPITKYENNGLMSPSPKDSYASNQVQSMEGSPDPSFQVAAMTINENVKKLFHQSGVKVETNHDLERVGMGIPAELGSSVVQECSSISSGLDEISEEAANFHQLQRVMEQLDIQTKLCIRDSLYRLARSAEQRHRHANLNNGSGDDGGASGSLISEGTNKSTGYMDIETDTNPIDRSIAHLLFHRPSDSSVTPARDSLTLKSPSLIHRSLSSSPVMGENLISHGEIAPQTDRTDH from the exons ATGTGGCTTGAGTGCTGGTTGAAACAAATCAAAGGAATGTCAGATTTGCAGTTATACGAG CTTGAAGATATATCTTGGGATGAGTTCTGCCACAGCGATGATCATATAGTGCCACATCCAAGTAGTGCACACACCGATGAACCACTCTCCCAGAATGATAGCCGTAAGAAACCTCGCcatgaagtaattagtttaacaaGTAACATAGGCGATCAATCTACTGGTAAATATGCTAATCAGCAAAACGAGCAAATACTTCCTCTATTGAGTAATAAAAACACCAAAATGCTGGAAAAGGACCTCTGGGCCGATGCACCTGATGGTGCCAAAGTCGAAGATGTTTCACCAGCTGAAAATACCAGGACATCCAGTCGTTGCATCGAGAGTAATAATGTAAACTCAATTGAGAGCAAGTCCTGTCCTAATGGTCGCCCTCTGGATAACAAGAATGCTGCTGTGGGGGGAAACACATATAGCTATCCAGTTGGTCCCATTCCTCAGGCTGATGATGATCTCAGCTTTTTGGACAATAGTTGCGAGGGTAAAGACTCTAATGATCTCTTATACTATAGCTGGCCTGAGATAGAGAATTTTGAGGATGTTGACAGGATGTTCAG GAGTTGTGATTCAACATTTGGATTTGGACCTGGTAGTGAAGATGACCTAGGTTGGCTTTCATCATCAGATGTCATTGATGGATCTGGAGATGGATTGACGTCAGCTTTTAAGTTTCCATGTCCAGCATCCACTGCACTTGGAAGTACATTTGCAAGTCATGAAACTTCAAAGCTAAAGGAAACAAACATTTCAACTAATACTTCTGTCACTAAAAATCAATCACTTGGCTATAATGGCAGTTCATGGGCCCCCGAGAAAAATGAATTGGTAAATCTGAGTCATTTGTCTTTTGTAAATGAATCAAGTAATTCAGAGTGCGAGTTAGTACCTGACAAGAAG AAGGCTGGGGTACAGGGTGGTGGAGTACAGGTCGAGATTGCATGTAATAACCAACCAAGAATCAGCAACGATGTAGTG AATAGCATGCAAAAGAAACACTCCAAGCATCAAAATCGATCTGAGGGTAAAAGAAAATGTGGTTATCAAGAAAACGGCGACACATTCAATTACACTGATAGCCTTCCAGAAGAGAAGAAACATCCTTCTGGGCCCCCAAGGACTCAAGTGAATTTCACATCTGCAGGTGTCCCGCAGCAAAAGCAAGCTCAAGTGCCCGATTTTGGCTATTTGGGGGGTAGCTTTTCTTACATGCATTCAGATTACGGTCATTCAGATGGGAGTACTCTCCATCCAACTCTACCAATTACAAAGTACGAAAATAACGGTCTCATGTCTCCTTCTCCCAAGGACTCCTATGCATCAAATCAGGTACAGTCCATGGAGGGTTCTCCTGATCCTTCTTTTCAGGTGGCTGCTATGACAATAAATGAAAATGTGAAGAAGTTATTCCACCAATCTGGAGTTAAGGTTGAAACTAACCATGATCTTGAAAGGGTTGGCATGGGGATTCCAGCAGAACTAGGATCCTCAGTTGTACAGGAGTGCTCTTCTATAAGTTCTGGGTTGGATGAAATTTCAGAAGAAGCAGCTAATTTTCATCAGCTTCAACGTGTCATGGAACAG TTGGACATACAGACAAAGCTATGTATAAGGGATAGCTTGTACCGGTTGGCTCGGAGTGCTGAACAAAGGCATAGACATGCTAATCTCAATAATGGCTCTGGAGATGATGGAGGTGCCAGCGGATCATTGATTAGCGAGGGAACAAACAA GTCCACAGGATATATGGACATCGAAACAGACACGAACCCTATAGATCGATCTATTGCACATTTGCTGTTCCACAGGCCTTCAGATTCATCTGTAACCCCTGCCCGTGACTCCTTGACTTTGAAGTCGCCTTCCTTG ATTCATAGGTCATTGTCTAGCTCGCCAGTGATGGGTGAGAACTTGATTTCTCATGGAGAAATTGCACCTCAAACAGATAGAACTGATCATTGA
- the LOC104218895 gene encoding protein LNK1-like isoform X2 → MWLECWLKQIKGMSDLQLYELEDISWDEFCHSDDHIVPHPSSAHTDEPLSQNDSRKKPRHEVISLTSNIGDQSTGKYANQQNEQILPLLSNKNTKMLEKDLWADAPDGAKVEDVSPAENTRTSSRCIESNNVNSIESKSCPNGRPLDNKNAAVGGNTYSYPVGPIPQADDDLSFLDNSCEGKDSNDLLYYSWPEIENFEDVDRMFRSCDSTFGFGPGSEDDLGWLSSSDVIDGSGDGLTSAFKFPCPASTALGSTFASHETSKLKETNISTNTSVTKNQSLGYNGSSWAPEKNELVNLSHLSFVNESSNSECELVPDKKAGVQGGGVQVEIACNNQPRISNDVVNSMQKKHSKHQNRSEGKRKCGYQENGDTFNYTDSLPEEKKHPSGPPRTQVNFTSAGVPQQKQAQVPDFGYLGGSFSYMHSDYGHSDGSTLHPTLPITKYENNGLMSPSPKDSYASNQVQSMEGSPDPSFQVAAMTINENVKKLFHQSGVKVETNHDLERVGMGIPAELGSSVVQECSSISSGLDEISEEAANFHQLQRVMEQLDIQTKLCIRDSLYRLARSAEQRHRHANLNNGSGDDGGASGSLISEGTNKSTGYMDIETDTNPIDRSIAHLLFHRPSDSSVTPARDSLTLKSPSLIHRSLSSSPVMGENLISHGEIAPQTDRTDH, encoded by the exons ATGTGGCTTGAGTGCTGGTTGAAACAAATCAAAGGAATGTCAGATTTGCAGTTATACGAG CTTGAAGATATATCTTGGGATGAGTTCTGCCACAGCGATGATCATATAGTGCCACATCCAAGTAGTGCACACACCGATGAACCACTCTCCCAGAATGATAGCCGTAAGAAACCTCGCcatgaagtaattagtttaacaaGTAACATAGGCGATCAATCTACTGGTAAATATGCTAATCAGCAAAACGAGCAAATACTTCCTCTATTGAGTAATAAAAACACCAAAATGCTGGAAAAGGACCTCTGGGCCGATGCACCTGATGGTGCCAAAGTCGAAGATGTTTCACCAGCTGAAAATACCAGGACATCCAGTCGTTGCATCGAGAGTAATAATGTAAACTCAATTGAGAGCAAGTCCTGTCCTAATGGTCGCCCTCTGGATAACAAGAATGCTGCTGTGGGGGGAAACACATATAGCTATCCAGTTGGTCCCATTCCTCAGGCTGATGATGATCTCAGCTTTTTGGACAATAGTTGCGAGGGTAAAGACTCTAATGATCTCTTATACTATAGCTGGCCTGAGATAGAGAATTTTGAGGATGTTGACAGGATGTTCAG GAGTTGTGATTCAACATTTGGATTTGGACCTGGTAGTGAAGATGACCTAGGTTGGCTTTCATCATCAGATGTCATTGATGGATCTGGAGATGGATTGACGTCAGCTTTTAAGTTTCCATGTCCAGCATCCACTGCACTTGGAAGTACATTTGCAAGTCATGAAACTTCAAAGCTAAAGGAAACAAACATTTCAACTAATACTTCTGTCACTAAAAATCAATCACTTGGCTATAATGGCAGTTCATGGGCCCCCGAGAAAAATGAATTGGTAAATCTGAGTCATTTGTCTTTTGTAAATGAATCAAGTAATTCAGAGTGCGAGTTAGTACCTGACAAGAAG GCTGGGGTACAGGGTGGTGGAGTACAGGTCGAGATTGCATGTAATAACCAACCAAGAATCAGCAACGATGTAGTG AATAGCATGCAAAAGAAACACTCCAAGCATCAAAATCGATCTGAGGGTAAAAGAAAATGTGGTTATCAAGAAAACGGCGACACATTCAATTACACTGATAGCCTTCCAGAAGAGAAGAAACATCCTTCTGGGCCCCCAAGGACTCAAGTGAATTTCACATCTGCAGGTGTCCCGCAGCAAAAGCAAGCTCAAGTGCCCGATTTTGGCTATTTGGGGGGTAGCTTTTCTTACATGCATTCAGATTACGGTCATTCAGATGGGAGTACTCTCCATCCAACTCTACCAATTACAAAGTACGAAAATAACGGTCTCATGTCTCCTTCTCCCAAGGACTCCTATGCATCAAATCAGGTACAGTCCATGGAGGGTTCTCCTGATCCTTCTTTTCAGGTGGCTGCTATGACAATAAATGAAAATGTGAAGAAGTTATTCCACCAATCTGGAGTTAAGGTTGAAACTAACCATGATCTTGAAAGGGTTGGCATGGGGATTCCAGCAGAACTAGGATCCTCAGTTGTACAGGAGTGCTCTTCTATAAGTTCTGGGTTGGATGAAATTTCAGAAGAAGCAGCTAATTTTCATCAGCTTCAACGTGTCATGGAACAG TTGGACATACAGACAAAGCTATGTATAAGGGATAGCTTGTACCGGTTGGCTCGGAGTGCTGAACAAAGGCATAGACATGCTAATCTCAATAATGGCTCTGGAGATGATGGAGGTGCCAGCGGATCATTGATTAGCGAGGGAACAAACAA GTCCACAGGATATATGGACATCGAAACAGACACGAACCCTATAGATCGATCTATTGCACATTTGCTGTTCCACAGGCCTTCAGATTCATCTGTAACCCCTGCCCGTGACTCCTTGACTTTGAAGTCGCCTTCCTTG ATTCATAGGTCATTGTCTAGCTCGCCAGTGATGGGTGAGAACTTGATTTCTCATGGAGAAATTGCACCTCAAACAGATAGAACTGATCATTGA